The following are from one region of the Acidobacteriota bacterium genome:
- a CDS encoding ferritin-like domain-containing protein, translating to MIPLRLELPELHQHHRLQRLLDSRVPEVGLANQATDRGPLWPASFFQLDRSQIFQEATVEERSAILAGCSRAILEEAFWIEKCGMYFAPKMALMAESLETQMLYCQFAAEEATHFQLISQFLGLTTVSSPSENPFVTFLAQILETESPAVLQFLIQVVLEGWGIAHYRNLAKACLMPDFGGVLERILKDEARHHGSGVVLCSERMFAAPALDRIAEIVMVFLRMIQIGPVMVLGQVEQVKGHLSLSQKSRLYCELDAEESTLRKLRLIQNLIRAVPATSNLVETLDAKGCFTPGRATFGDSLPVW from the coding sequence ATGATTCCACTTCGATTAGAACTTCCAGAGCTACATCAACACCATCGCCTCCAGCGTCTTCTGGATTCACGGGTGCCAGAAGTTGGACTCGCCAACCAGGCCACTGACCGGGGCCCGCTCTGGCCGGCTTCATTTTTTCAGCTTGATCGGTCACAGATCTTCCAGGAAGCTACAGTTGAAGAACGATCGGCAATTCTGGCTGGGTGCAGTCGAGCCATCCTCGAAGAAGCGTTTTGGATTGAAAAATGTGGCATGTATTTTGCCCCGAAAATGGCCCTGATGGCCGAATCGTTGGAAACCCAGATGCTGTATTGCCAGTTTGCGGCTGAGGAAGCCACCCATTTTCAATTGATTTCTCAGTTTCTCGGTCTCACAACCGTTTCATCACCCTCTGAAAACCCCTTTGTCACATTTTTAGCCCAGATCCTTGAAACCGAATCACCCGCCGTGTTGCAATTTTTGATTCAAGTTGTTCTTGAGGGCTGGGGAATTGCCCATTACCGGAACCTGGCCAAAGCCTGTCTCATGCCTGATTTTGGTGGTGTTCTGGAACGAATTTTAAAAGATGAAGCCCGCCATCATGGGAGCGGGGTTGTTCTTTGTTCTGAGCGGATGTTTGCCGCGCCAGCTCTTGATCGGATTGCGGAAATCGTGATGGTGTTTCTGCGGATGATTCAAATTGGTCCGGTCATGGTTTTGGGTCAGGTTGAGCAGGTAAAAGGCCACCTTTCCTTATCCCAAAAATCGCGCCTTTATTGTGAACTCGACGCCGAAGAATCAACTTTGAGAAAACTTCGGCTGATTCAGAATTTGATTCGTGCTGTTCCCGCAACTTCCAATCTGGTTGAAACCCTGGACGCAAAAGGGTGTTTTACTCCAGGAAGGGCAACTTTTGGTGATTCGCTCCCGGTCTGGTGA
- a CDS encoding acyl-CoA desaturase, whose translation MDLPDRVDLIRTVPFIALHLMCLAVFIVGWSWTAVLTAIALYFVRMFAITGFYHRYFSHKTFHTSRIAQFLFAVLGASAVQRGPLWWAYIHRHHHQHSDKEGDFHSPIQRGFWWSHIGWITSPRNFPTDYNRVRDLAKFPELVFLNRFDTLVPTALAVGLFFFGKVLEWYVPGAGTTGVQMLVWGFFVSTTVLFHATASINSLAHLFGRRRFQTGDWSRNNFLLALITLGEGWHNNHHKYMSTMRAGIRWWEIDITFYVLKMMSWMRIIWNVK comes from the coding sequence ATGGATTTACCTGATCGGGTTGACCTGATTCGGACCGTTCCGTTCATTGCCTTGCACCTGATGTGTCTGGCGGTGTTTATTGTGGGTTGGAGCTGGACGGCTGTCCTGACAGCGATTGCGCTGTATTTTGTCAGGATGTTTGCCATCACCGGGTTCTATCATCGCTATTTTTCGCATAAGACATTCCATACCTCCCGGATAGCACAATTCCTGTTTGCGGTGCTTGGGGCTTCAGCCGTCCAACGCGGCCCGCTCTGGTGGGCCTATATCCACCGTCATCACCACCAACATTCAGACAAAGAAGGCGACTTTCATTCACCTATCCAGCGAGGGTTTTGGTGGTCTCATATCGGCTGGATTACCAGCCCCAGGAATTTTCCAACTGATTATAACCGGGTTCGTGATCTGGCCAAATTCCCAGAACTGGTCTTCCTGAACCGGTTTGACACACTTGTTCCGACCGCGCTGGCAGTTGGGTTGTTTTTCTTTGGAAAAGTGTTGGAATGGTATGTTCCAGGCGCCGGTACAACCGGGGTCCAGATGCTGGTGTGGGGTTTTTTTGTGAGCACCACCGTGCTCTTTCACGCCACCGCTTCGATCAATTCCTTAGCCCACCTTTTTGGCCGCCGCCGATTTCAAACCGGTGACTGGAGTCGCAACAATTTTCTTTTGGCCTTGATCACCTTGGGCGAAGGTTGGCACAACAATCACCACAAATATATGTCAACCATGCGAGCCGGCATTCGCTGGTGGGAGATTGATATCACGTTTTATGTGCTGAAAATGATGTCCTGGATGCGGATTATCTGGAATGTGAAGTGA
- the moeB gene encoding molybdopterin-synthase adenylyltransferase MoeB has protein sequence MSVTIFIPTALRQFANGNTEFSCDATTVADALTFLTTTHGDLRKHLYSDAAKLRSFVNVYVNDTDIRHSSGLETPIKDGDTVMIVPAIAGGVEVEECVTETCQSSAVELSNAELARYSRHLILPEVGIEGQKKLKAARVLMIGTGGLGAPLGLYLAAAGVGHLGIVDFDVVDASNLQRQVIHGTKDVGRPKIASARDRLLDINPHIEVIPYETRLTSQNALELFQDYDVIVDGTDNFPTRYLVNDACVLLGKPNVYGSIFRFEGQATVFWAEKGACYRCLYPEPPPPGLVPSCAEGGVLGVLPGIVGSIQAAEVIKIILGAEDTLINRLIHFDAWRMRFKELKLRKDPNCPICGPNRTINALIDYEEFCGLKPPPATPGSSPKDELAEITAVELKQRIDAGENLQIIDVRESYEYEIARLPYTKLIPLGQVVGRQSEIDPTLTTVVHCKMGGRSAKAIAQLKEAGFPGRLINLKGGITAWSTDVDPSVPKY, from the coding sequence ATGTCAGTGACAATCTTCATTCCAACCGCGCTCAGGCAGTTTGCCAACGGGAACACCGAGTTTTCATGCGATGCCACGACGGTGGCGGATGCCTTAACCTTTCTCACCACTACCCACGGCGATCTTCGCAAACATCTGTACAGTGACGCTGCCAAACTGCGGAGCTTTGTGAATGTGTATGTGAATGATACGGATATTCGCCATTCATCAGGATTGGAAACCCCAATCAAGGATGGTGATACCGTCATGATCGTTCCCGCAATTGCCGGAGGTGTGGAGGTTGAGGAATGTGTTACAGAAACCTGCCAAAGCAGTGCTGTCGAGCTTTCAAATGCTGAACTGGCCCGATATAGCCGGCATTTGATCCTTCCTGAAGTTGGGATTGAAGGTCAAAAAAAGTTGAAAGCCGCCCGGGTTCTGATGATTGGGACCGGTGGTCTAGGCGCTCCACTGGGCTTGTATCTGGCCGCAGCCGGCGTGGGTCACCTGGGAATTGTTGATTTTGATGTGGTTGATGCCTCAAATTTGCAACGGCAGGTTATCCACGGAACGAAAGATGTTGGCCGCCCCAAAATTGCCTCAGCCCGCGACCGATTGCTGGACATCAACCCACATATTGAAGTGATTCCCTACGAAACACGCCTGACCAGCCAGAATGCCCTGGAATTGTTCCAGGATTATGATGTGATTGTGGATGGAACTGACAATTTTCCGACCCGCTATCTGGTCAACGATGCCTGTGTATTGTTGGGCAAGCCAAATGTGTATGGCTCAATCTTCCGGTTTGAGGGGCAGGCCACGGTGTTTTGGGCCGAAAAAGGCGCCTGCTACCGGTGTCTTTATCCTGAACCTCCTCCGCCCGGATTGGTTCCATCTTGTGCCGAAGGCGGCGTTTTGGGGGTTTTACCAGGGATTGTTGGCTCGATTCAGGCGGCTGAAGTGATCAAAATTATTCTTGGGGCTGAAGATACCCTGATCAATCGGCTGATTCATTTTGACGCGTGGCGGATGCGTTTTAAGGAATTGAAACTGCGCAAAGACCCAAATTGCCCGATTTGCGGTCCAAACCGCACGATCAATGCCTTGATTGACTATGAGGAATTCTGCGGATTAAAGCCTCCTCCAGCAACTCCTGGCAGTTCACCAAAAGATGAACTGGCTGAAATCACAGCCGTGGAATTAAAACAGCGGATTGATGCCGGAGAGAACCTGCAAATTATTGACGTGCGTGAATCTTATGAATATGAAATCGCACGCTTACCTTATACCAAACTGATCCCGCTTGGGCAGGTCGTCGGTCGTCAATCTGAAATTGACCCGACACTGACAACCGTGGTGCATTGCAAAATGGGTGGTCGGAGCGCAAAAGCAATTGCTCAACTCAAAGAAGCGGGCTTTCCTGGCCGGTTGATCAACCTCAAAGGCGGCATCACCGCCTGGTCAACTGATGTTGATCCGAGTGTTCCGAAATACTGA
- a CDS encoding M67 family metallopeptidase: protein MIELSSEHIESIQHHGESDYPYECCGLLIGHLSTDGKKQVVEVYPISNAREEAAKRNRFLILPQELMQGERYARSKKLDVVGFYHSHPDHPAIPSGFDQDHAWPTYSYIIVAVARGQAGDVLSWELEADRSRFNPEQLEICDGVFVAR, encoded by the coding sequence GTGATTGAACTTTCATCTGAACATATTGAATCCATTCAGCATCACGGAGAATCTGATTATCCATACGAATGCTGCGGGCTGCTCATTGGTCACTTGTCCACCGATGGAAAAAAACAGGTCGTCGAAGTATATCCGATTTCAAATGCTCGTGAAGAAGCCGCCAAACGCAATCGGTTTTTGATTCTGCCGCAAGAATTAATGCAGGGTGAGCGATATGCCCGATCAAAAAAACTGGATGTGGTTGGATTTTATCATTCTCACCCGGATCACCCGGCTATCCCTTCTGGATTTGACCAGGACCATGCCTGGCCGACGTATTCCTACATCATTGTTGCGGTAGCCAGAGGACAGGCCGGGGATGTGTTATCGTGGGAACTGGAAGCTGACCGGAGCCGATTTAACCCGGAACAGCTTGAGATCTGTGATGGCGTGTTCGTTGCCAGGTAG